The genomic window TGTCGTCCGGATTGCCGGACGACACTGTGCCACAAACCGCACCCCAAGAGTACTTCCTCGCGATGCGCGGGGCGCATCGCTCAGGGCGCGACGGCCTTGAAGGGGCGGCGGCGGGCGCCTCGTGCGATAATCCGCGCTTCCCGAAGAAGACCGTCATGCCCCACCGAGCCCTCAACGTCTCCGAGCACGGAATGCTCGACGCCTATGCGGCGACGCTCGCCGCGCGCGGCTATCGCGCCGACGCCGCGCAGCAGGCGGCGGCCGAGCGCCTGCAGCGCCTCTACGGCGAACTGCTCGCCTTCAAGGCTGCGCGCAGCGGCCCCCTGCGCCGGCTCTTCGCGCGGCCGCAGCCGCCGCGCGGCGTCTATTTCTGGGGCGGCGTCGGCCGCGGCAAGAGCTTCCTGATGGACTGCTTCTACGACGCCGTGCCGTACCGCCGCAAGCGCCGCATCCACTTCCACGCCTTCATGCACCAGGTGCATCGCCAGCTCGACGAGCTGAAGGGCGAGGCCGATCCGATGGCCGCGCTCGCCGCGCGCATCGCGCGCGACGTGCGCCTGCTCTGCTTCGACGAATTCCACGTCTCCGACATCGCCGACGCGATGATCCTCGGCCGTCTGCTCGAGGCGCTGTTCGCGCGCGGCGTGATCTTCGTGATGACCTCGAACTACCCGCCCGACCGGCTGTACCCGAACGGCCTGCAGCGCGACCGCTTCCTGCCGACGATCGCGCTGATGAAGGCGCAGCTCGACGTGCTCGAGGTCGAGGCCGGCGTCGACTACCGGCTGCGCACGCTCGAGCAGGTCGAGATCTACCACCATCCGGCGGACGACTCGGCCGAGCGCAAGATGGCCGAGTACTTCGCCGCGATCGCCGGCGACGAGGGCAGGAAGGGCGGCGAGATCGACATCCTCGGGCGCAAGGTGGCGACCCGCCGGCGCGGCCACGGCGTCATCTGGTTCGACTTCGCCGTGCTCTGTGGCGGCCCGCGCTCGCAGAACGACTACCTCGAGCTGGCGCAGGGCTACCACACGGTGCTGGTTTCCGGCATCCCGAAACTGAGTGCGGCACGGGCCAACGAGGCGCGCCGCTTCACCTGGCTGGTCGACGTCTTCTACGACCACAAGGTGAAGCTGATCGCCACCGCCGACTGCGAGGCCGACCAGCTCTATACCGAGGGCGTGCAGGCGAGCGAATTCTTCCGCACGGTGAGCCGGCTGACCGAGATGCGCTCGCGCGAGTATCTTGCCCTGCAGCACCTGGCGGGCTAAGGTTCTCTTTCCTTTCCCTTGCGCGAGGGCTGCGCGATGAAGCGCCTGCTGTCGATCCTGCTCGTCCTGCTGCCGCTGCTGGCCGCCGCCCAGCAGGAGATGGAAATCCTGCCGCTGCGCCACCGCACCGTCGACCAGGTGCTGCCGGTCCTGCGTCCGCTGCTGGAGCCGGGCGCCGCGCTCTCCGGAATGAACAACCAGCTGATCCTGCGCGCTTCGCGCAAGAACCGCGACGAGATCAGGCAGGCGCTGGCCGCGCTCGACACGCCGGCGCGCTCGCTGCGCATCCTCGTCTCGCAGCACCGCGACGCCGAGATGCGGCAAAGCGGCGCCGAGGCCTACGGCAGCGTCGGCAGCGGCAACGTGCGCATCATCCAGCCGCCGTCGGGTGTCGCCGTCGGCGGCGGCCGCGTCGAGATCCGTCGCGATGGCAACGTTGTCGGCGGGCAGGTGGTCGACACGCGCAGCACGCGCGCTGCCGGCGCGATGCAGTCGGTGCAGGTGGTCGAGGGCGGTCGCGCCTACATCAGCGTCGGCCAGTCGCTGCCGCTGCCGCTGCGCCAGGTCGTGGTCGGCCCGGGCGGCGCGGTCGTCACCGAGACCGTGGTCTATCGCGACGTCGGCCAAGGCTTTTACGCCGAGCCGCGCCTCGCCGGCGACCGCGTCACGCTGGAGATCAGCCCGCAGTTCGACACGCCGGGCGCCGCCTATGGCAGCATCAATACCCAGCGCCTGTCGACCACCGTCTCCGGCCGCCTCGGCGAATGGATCGAGCTCGGCGGCAGCGGCCAGCAGGCCGCCGGCCGCGAGCGCGGCGGCTTCTCGGTCGGTACCAGCGAGATCCGCGACGACCGCAGCATCTGGCTGAAGGTCGAGGAAGTCCAGTAGCGGCCGGCGGCCGCGAAGTTTCCGGCGTCATGCTGGCGGCGGCGGTTGCCGCTGCCTATAGTGAGTCTGCCGGGCCGCCGTCTGCGGCCGGCCCGGCGGAATGCCTTCGGAAAGGGGGAAGCGTGATGTGCACGTTCGATTCTCCGATCGCCCGCTGCGAGCTGATGCATGTCATGGTGCTGACCGACGAAACGCAACGGGCCTGCGCCGCCGAACACGGCTGCCCGCCCGGGCTCGCTTGCCCGCTGGCCGCGGTGTTCACCGGCGAGGAAATGGTCGAGGGGCGGCGCGGGCCGTTGCCCGGCCAGGCGCCGGCGGTTTCCCCGTCGCCCTGATCTCCGGCGCTCCGGGACGATGCCCATGAGTCCATGCGTTGCAGCGACTGCCCCCTTTCACCGCCTGCGCGCGCTGCTGGCGCTTGCCGTACTCTCTAGTTGGCCTCTGCTTGCCGCCGCCGAGGCGTCGGTGCGCGCGGTGCCGACCGCGGAACCGCCGGCGGCCGGCGAGCAGGCGCGCGGCGTCGCGCTGAAGCGGATGAAGTTCGCCCAACTCGCCAACAGCACGGTCGGCGAGAGTGCCGCCGACGCTGCCTGCAGCGACGGCAAGCCGGTCTATCTCGACCGCAAGCTGGCGGCGGCGCTGGCCGAGGCGGTCACCTTCGCCTTCGGCCGCAACCTGCGCGAGCTCGGCTACCGGCGCAGCCCGGGCGACGAGTCGGTGTTCAGCGAGACGCAGAAAAAGCCCGTCGAGATCGAGGTCGGCGCGCTCGTCCAGGAAGTGCAGATGAGCTACTGCGGCAAGCCCGGCGGTGCCGTCGAGGGCAGCCTCTACTTCAAGGCGCGGATGGAGCTGCTGGTGCCGGCGGCGCAGAAGGTGGTGCATGCGCCGGTGGTCGAAGGCGGCGTCAGCGGTCGGCGTGCGCCGACGATGGTCGAGTTCTACCGCGCCGGCGCCGACGGGCTGGTCAAGAATTTCCTCGCCGAGCCCGGCGTCGTCGCCTGGCTCGGCGGCGCGAAGCCGCTGCCGACGGCGGTGGCGCAGAAGGCGGCAGGCTTGCGCCTCGAAGCGGTGAGTCCGCCGGCCGGCGGCACCGCCGGTGCCGCGACGCTGCTGCGCGCGTCGGTGGTGACGATCGAGGGCAGCGGCCGCTCCGGCAGCGGCTTCGTCATCTCGCGCCAGGGCTACGTGCTGACCAACCAGCACGTCGTCGGCGGCAACCGCTTCGTCAAGCTGCGGCTGGCCAGCGGCCGCGAGGCAGTTGGTGAGGTGGTGCAGCAGAATGCCGCGCGCGACGTCGCGCTGATCAAGACCGAGAGCGGCCTCGACCCGCTCGCGCTGCGCAGCGGCGAGCTGGCGCCGGGCGAGACCGTCTATGCGATCGGCTCGCCGCTCGGCGAGAAGTTCAGCGGCTCGCTGACCAAGGGTATCGTCAGCGCCTACCGCGTGCGCAACGGACAGCGCTTCATCCAGAGCGACGTCGCCATCCTGTCCGGCTCCAGCGGCGGTCCGCTGCTCGACGAGCAGGGGCGGGTCGTCGGCCTGACACAGAGCGGCGTCGAGGCCGGCCGCGCGCGCATCAACCTGTTCGTGCCGATCGCCGACGGCCTGCAGGCGATCGGCGTCGCGCTGCCGGAGTGAGTCGGCCCTAATCCCGCGTCAGGAAGGTTTCGAGCGCGGCCGCGACCCGTTCCGGCTGGTCGTGGTGCAGGTTGTGGCCGCAGTCGGCGATGGTCGCTAGCTGCAGGTTGCGGAAGGCGGCGAGGCGGCGTTCGCGCTCGGCCGGGTCGGCGCCGAAACGCTCGTGCACGAAGCCGTCGGTC from Azospira restricta includes these protein-coding regions:
- the zapE gene encoding cell division protein ZapE, with the protein product MPHRALNVSEHGMLDAYAATLAARGYRADAAQQAAAERLQRLYGELLAFKAARSGPLRRLFARPQPPRGVYFWGGVGRGKSFLMDCFYDAVPYRRKRRIHFHAFMHQVHRQLDELKGEADPMAALAARIARDVRLLCFDEFHVSDIADAMILGRLLEALFARGVIFVMTSNYPPDRLYPNGLQRDRFLPTIALMKAQLDVLEVEAGVDYRLRTLEQVEIYHHPADDSAERKMAEYFAAIAGDEGRKGGEIDILGRKVATRRRGHGVIWFDFAVLCGGPRSQNDYLELAQGYHTVLVSGIPKLSAARANEARRFTWLVDVFYDHKVKLIATADCEADQLYTEGVQASEFFRTVSRLTEMRSREYLALQHLAG
- a CDS encoding secretin N-terminal domain-containing protein, which codes for MKRLLSILLVLLPLLAAAQQEMEILPLRHRTVDQVLPVLRPLLEPGAALSGMNNQLILRASRKNRDEIRQALAALDTPARSLRILVSQHRDAEMRQSGAEAYGSVGSGNVRIIQPPSGVAVGGGRVEIRRDGNVVGGQVVDTRSTRAAGAMQSVQVVEGGRAYISVGQSLPLPLRQVVVGPGGAVVTETVVYRDVGQGFYAEPRLAGDRVTLEISPQFDTPGAAYGSINTQRLSTTVSGRLGEWIELGGSGQQAAGRERGGFSVGTSEIRDDRSIWLKVEEVQ
- a CDS encoding S1C family serine protease; this encodes MSPCVAATAPFHRLRALLALAVLSSWPLLAAAEASVRAVPTAEPPAAGEQARGVALKRMKFAQLANSTVGESAADAACSDGKPVYLDRKLAAALAEAVTFAFGRNLRELGYRRSPGDESVFSETQKKPVEIEVGALVQEVQMSYCGKPGGAVEGSLYFKARMELLVPAAQKVVHAPVVEGGVSGRRAPTMVEFYRAGADGLVKNFLAEPGVVAWLGGAKPLPTAVAQKAAGLRLEAVSPPAGGTAGAATLLRASVVTIEGSGRSGSGFVISRQGYVLTNQHVVGGNRFVKLRLASGREAVGEVVQQNAARDVALIKTESGLDPLALRSGELAPGETVYAIGSPLGEKFSGSLTKGIVSAYRVRNGQRFIQSDVAILSGSSGGPLLDEQGRVVGLTQSGVEAGRARINLFVPIADGLQAIGVALPE